The proteins below come from a single Gavia stellata isolate bGavSte3 chromosome 8, bGavSte3.hap2, whole genome shotgun sequence genomic window:
- the TWIST2 gene encoding twist-related protein 2 — MEESSSSPVSPVDSLGTSEEELERQPKRFGRKRRYSKKSSEDGSPNPGKRGKKSSPSSQSYEELQSQRILANVRERQRTQSLNEAFAALRKIIPTLPSDKLSKIQTLKLAARYIDFLYQVLQSDEMDSKMTSCSYVAHERLSYAFSVWRMEGAWSMSASH; from the coding sequence ATGGAAGAAAGCTCCAGTTCTCCTGTTTCCCCTGTGGATAGCTTGGGGACCAGTGAAGAGGAGCTGGAAAGGCAGCCAAAGAGATTTGGCAGGAAGAGAAGATACAGTAAGAAGTCCAGCGAAGATGGCAGCCCCAACCCcgggaagagggggaaaaagtcCAGTCCCAGCTCCCAATCTTATGAAGAACTGCAGAGCCAGAGGATCCTGGCCAATGtcagagagaggcagaggaCTCAGTCGCTCAATGAAGCTTTTGCCGCCTTGAGGAAAATCATCCCCACTTTGCCCTCTGACAAACTCAGTAAAATCCAGACCCTCAAGCTGGCGGCGCGGTATATAGACTTCCTCTACCAGGTGCTACAGAGCGACGAGATGGACAGTAAGATGACGAGCTGCAGTTACGTGGCTCACGAGAGGCTGAGTTATGCCTTCTCCGTATGGAGGATGGAGGGAGCGTGGTCCATGTCGGCCTCCCACTAG